A window from Synechococcus sp. RSCCF101 encodes these proteins:
- a CDS encoding aspartate aminotransferase family protein, with the protein MDTYSRFPVAFRRGRGVWLWDERGRRYLDAVAGIATCTLGHSAPALRRALGRQLQAVQHVSNLYRIPEQEALAAWICEHSCFDRVFFANSGAEANEAAIKLARKHGHERLGADRPVILTARASFHGRTLAAVSATGQPRYHRGFEPLVSGFRFFPYNDIAGFDAVLDAVDPDAGTPVAVLVEPLQGEGGVHPGDPAFFAHLRRRCTERGLLLIFDEVQIGMGRSGALWGYQKLGVEPDAFTLAKGLGGGIPIGALAVKRHADHFVPGDHASTFGGNPLACRAGLTVAGELMRRDLVAHCESMGVLLREQLDQLVQRHPSRLAGTRGWGLLQGLVLQPGELKAPAIAARALEERLLVVPAGPDVVRLVPPLTIGPRELQELVRRLERAIIALG; encoded by the coding sequence ATGGACACCTACTCCCGCTTCCCGGTGGCCTTCCGCCGCGGTCGCGGGGTGTGGCTCTGGGATGAGCGGGGTCGCCGCTACCTCGATGCCGTGGCCGGCATCGCCACCTGCACCCTGGGCCACAGCGCTCCCGCCCTGCGGCGCGCCCTCGGCAGGCAGCTCCAGGCTGTGCAGCACGTCTCGAACCTCTACCGGATTCCGGAGCAGGAGGCTCTCGCCGCCTGGATCTGCGAGCACAGCTGCTTCGACCGGGTGTTCTTCGCCAATTCCGGCGCGGAGGCCAACGAGGCCGCGATCAAGCTGGCGCGCAAGCACGGCCACGAGCGCCTCGGGGCCGACCGGCCCGTGATCCTCACGGCCCGGGCCAGTTTTCACGGCCGCACCCTGGCCGCCGTGAGCGCCACGGGGCAACCGCGGTATCACCGCGGCTTCGAGCCGCTGGTGAGCGGCTTCCGCTTCTTCCCCTACAACGACATCGCCGGCTTCGACGCCGTTCTCGACGCCGTCGATCCCGATGCGGGGACGCCGGTGGCCGTGCTGGTGGAACCGCTTCAGGGTGAGGGCGGTGTGCATCCCGGCGACCCGGCTTTCTTCGCCCACCTGCGCCGCCGCTGCACGGAACGCGGCCTGCTGCTCATCTTCGATGAGGTGCAGATCGGCATGGGCCGCAGCGGCGCCCTCTGGGGATACCAGAAGCTGGGGGTCGAGCCCGACGCCTTCACCCTGGCCAAGGGTCTGGGGGGCGGCATCCCGATCGGCGCACTGGCGGTGAAGCGCCACGCCGACCACTTCGTGCCGGGTGACCATGCCAGCACCTTCGGCGGCAATCCCCTCGCCTGCCGCGCCGGGCTCACGGTCGCCGGGGAACTGATGCGCCGCGATCTGGTGGCCCACTGCGAGAGCATGGGCGTGCTGCTGAGGGAGCAGCTGGACCAGCTGGTGCAGCGTCATCCCTCCCGCCTGGCCGGCACCCGCGGCTGGGGGCTGCTGCAGGGTCTGGTGCTTCAGCCCGGCGAGCTCAAGGCCCCCGCGATCGCCGCCAGGGCTCTGGAGGAGCGTCTGCTGGTGGTGCCGGCCGGTCCCGACGTGGTGCGTCTC
- the murA gene encoding UDP-N-acetylglucosamine 1-carboxyvinyltransferase: protein MTAVATPSQGVLTPHLEIVGGRPLAGSIQVSGAKNSALVLMATALLCDETLTLENVPQLTDIGGMGEVLSAVGVSVEDRRNGTLVLDGSGVSHAALPYELVNGLRASFFCIGPLLGRLGIAKVPMPGGCKIGARPIVEHVRGLKALGAAISIEHGVVSAAVPGTSRRLTGAHITLDCPSVGATETLLMAAVLARGTTVLENAAQEPEVTDLANLLIAMGARIQGAGTAVITIEGVERLGGTRYEVIPDRIEAGTFLLAAAITRSCLHVSPVVPEHLSAVLTKLQDCGCTIERDGRGLTLRADEIHAVDLRTQPFPGFPTDLQAPFMTLLATAKGTSVVSETIYENRMQHVAELQRLGASIRTQGSTAFVEGVPRLSGAPVTGSDLRASAAMVLAGLAAEGTTQVQGLQHLDRGYDDIEGKLRGVGASITRFNP, encoded by the coding sequence ATGACTGCGGTCGCCACCCCGTCTCAGGGCGTTCTCACGCCCCACCTTGAGATCGTGGGCGGCCGACCCCTGGCCGGCTCGATCCAGGTGAGCGGCGCCAAGAATTCGGCGCTGGTGCTGATGGCCACCGCGCTGCTCTGCGACGAGACCCTGACGCTGGAGAACGTGCCCCAGCTCACCGACATCGGTGGCATGGGCGAGGTGCTCTCCGCTGTTGGGGTTTCGGTGGAGGACCGCCGCAACGGGACCCTCGTGCTGGACGGCTCCGGCGTGAGCCATGCCGCCCTCCCCTACGAGCTGGTCAACGGCCTGCGCGCCAGCTTCTTCTGCATCGGCCCGCTGCTGGGTCGGCTGGGGATCGCCAAGGTGCCGATGCCGGGCGGCTGCAAGATCGGCGCCCGCCCCATCGTTGAGCATGTGCGCGGCCTGAAGGCCCTCGGTGCCGCCATCAGCATCGAGCACGGTGTCGTCTCGGCGGCGGTGCCGGGCACGAGCCGCCGTCTCACCGGTGCCCACATCACCCTCGATTGCCCCAGTGTGGGCGCCACCGAGACCCTGCTGATGGCGGCTGTCCTCGCCCGGGGCACCACCGTTCTGGAGAACGCCGCCCAGGAACCCGAGGTCACCGACCTGGCCAATCTGCTGATCGCCATGGGTGCCCGCATCCAGGGGGCGGGCACGGCCGTGATCACGATCGAGGGCGTGGAGCGGCTCGGCGGCACCCGCTACGAGGTGATCCCCGATCGCATCGAAGCCGGCACCTTCCTGCTGGCGGCGGCGATCACCCGCTCCTGCCTGCACGTGAGCCCGGTGGTGCCGGAGCACCTCAGCGCCGTGCTCACCAAACTCCAGGACTGCGGCTGCACCATCGAGCGAGACGGCCGCGGCCTCACCCTCCGGGCGGACGAGATCCATGCCGTGGATCTGCGCACCCAGCCCTTCCCTGGCTTCCCGACCGATCTGCAGGCCCCGTTCATGACTCTGCTGGCCACCGCCAAGGGCACCAGCGTGGTGAGCGAGACCATCTACGAAAACCGCATGCAGCACGTGGCTGAACTCCAGCGGCTCGGAGCCTCGATCCGCACCCAGGGCAGCACCGCCTTCGTCGAGGGGGTGCCCCGCCTCAGCGGCGCGCCCGTCACCGGCAGCGATCTGCGCGCCTCCGCCGCCATGGTCCTGGCCGGGCTGGCCGCCGAAGGCACCACCCAGGTGCAGGGGCTGCAGCATCTGGACCGCGGTTACGACGACATCGAGGGAAAACTGCGCGGTGTCGGCGCCAGCATCACCCGCTTCAACCCCTGA
- a CDS encoding RNA methyltransferase, giving the protein MVRLRRLHQSRHRQAEQCLLLEGSNLVLEALALGLHPERILATEAWIASHRSLLERAAAGASSGLTLQPVSVPVLETVATTVSPDGVVAVLRAESLPAEPAAPDFVLVLDRLQDPGNLGTLMRLARAAQVQALWLLGGADPWQPKVLRASAGAALHLPARRFAATGELQQALAGSIAAGLQIVGTLPPGAEPAPRPYWELDWRRPTVLLLGNEGSGLDPALLAALEQRVTVPHDPSVESLNVAIAAAPLLLERQRQRLQVTMTPAMQQSG; this is encoded by the coding sequence GTGGTGCGGCTGCGGCGCCTGCATCAGAGCCGCCACCGGCAGGCTGAGCAGTGCCTGCTGCTCGAGGGTTCCAATCTCGTCCTTGAGGCGCTGGCGCTCGGCCTGCATCCCGAGCGCATCCTGGCCACCGAGGCATGGATCGCCTCCCACCGCTCCCTGCTGGAGCGGGCGGCTGCCGGAGCCTCCTCGGGACTGACTCTCCAGCCCGTTTCGGTTCCTGTCCTGGAGACGGTGGCCACCACCGTGAGCCCGGATGGCGTGGTGGCGGTGCTGCGGGCCGAGAGCCTGCCGGCGGAACCGGCGGCGCCGGATTTCGTTCTGGTGCTCGACCGGCTGCAGGATCCCGGCAACCTCGGCACTCTGATGCGCCTGGCCCGGGCGGCGCAGGTGCAGGCGCTCTGGCTGCTGGGAGGCGCCGATCCCTGGCAGCCGAAGGTGCTGCGCGCCTCGGCGGGCGCGGCGCTGCACCTGCCCGCCCGGCGCTTCGCTGCCACCGGAGAGCTGCAGCAGGCGCTGGCCGGATCGATCGCCGCCGGCCTGCAGATCGTCGGCACCCTGCCCCCGGGCGCTGAGCCGGCCCCGCGGCCCTACTGGGAGCTCGACTGGCGGCGCCCCACCGTGCTGCTGCTGGGCAATGAAGGCAGCGGGCTCGATCCGGCGCTGCTGGCCGCGCTGGAGCAGCGGGTCACCGTGCCCCACGATCCGTCCGTGGAATCCCTGAACGTCGCGATCGCGGCTGCCCCGCTGCTGCTGGAGCGGCAGCGCCAGAGGCTGCAGGTGACAATGACCCCTGCAATGCAGCAGTCAGGGTGA
- a CDS encoding dihydrolipoyl dehydrogenase, with product MSSEQGGDQTPGFDYDLVVIGAGYGGFDAAKHAAEHGLRTAIIEAGDMGGTCVNRGCVPSKALLAASGRVRELADADHLRGFGIHAAPVRFERRRIAEHANQLVATIRTNLTRTLERAGVTILRGRGRLEGSQKVGLREPNGVDRVLSARDVVIATGSDPFVPPGISTDGRTVFTSDEAVNLEWLPPWIAIIGSGYIGLEFADVYTALGCEVTMIEALDRVMPTFDPDIAKLAARSLIDGRDIDARAGVLAKTVTPGSPVTIELVDMVSREPVEELQVDAVLVATGRVPVSAELNLASMNVSTNRGFIPVDDSLRVLADGEVVPHLYAVGDVTGKMMLAHTAAAQGGVAVDTILGADRRIDYRSIPAATFTHPEISSVGLSEADAKALAEEESFELGTVRSYFKANSKALAELSSDGLMKLLFRRDSGEVLGAHIFGLHAADLIQEVANAVARRQSVRDLIHEVHTHPTLSEVVEVAYRQAAAKLV from the coding sequence GTGAGCAGCGAGCAGGGCGGCGATCAGACCCCGGGTTTCGACTACGACCTGGTGGTGATCGGAGCGGGCTACGGCGGCTTCGATGCCGCCAAGCACGCCGCGGAGCATGGCCTGCGCACCGCGATCATCGAGGCCGGCGACATGGGCGGCACCTGCGTGAACCGCGGTTGCGTGCCCTCCAAGGCGCTGCTGGCCGCCAGTGGGCGGGTGCGGGAGCTGGCGGATGCGGACCATCTGCGCGGCTTCGGCATCCACGCCGCGCCCGTGCGCTTCGAGCGGCGCCGCATCGCCGAGCACGCCAATCAGCTGGTGGCCACGATCCGCACCAATCTGACCCGCACGCTCGAACGGGCCGGGGTCACGATCCTGCGGGGCCGCGGCCGGCTGGAGGGCTCCCAGAAGGTGGGGTTGAGGGAGCCGAACGGAGTGGACCGGGTGCTCAGCGCCCGGGATGTGGTGATCGCCACCGGCTCGGATCCCTTCGTGCCGCCCGGCATCAGCACCGATGGCCGCACGGTGTTCACCAGCGATGAAGCGGTGAATCTGGAGTGGCTCCCTCCCTGGATCGCCATCATCGGCAGCGGCTACATCGGCCTGGAGTTCGCCGATGTGTACACGGCGCTCGGCTGTGAGGTCACGATGATCGAGGCGCTGGACCGGGTGATGCCCACCTTCGATCCCGACATCGCCAAGCTCGCCGCCCGCAGCCTGATCGACGGCCGCGACATCGATGCCCGCGCCGGTGTGCTGGCCAAGACGGTGACCCCCGGTTCACCGGTGACGATCGAACTGGTCGACATGGTCAGCCGCGAGCCGGTGGAGGAGTTGCAGGTGGATGCCGTGCTGGTGGCCACCGGACGGGTTCCGGTCAGTGCCGAGCTCAATCTGGCCAGCATGAATGTGAGCACCAACCGGGGCTTCATCCCGGTGGACGACAGCCTGCGCGTTCTCGCCGATGGCGAGGTGGTGCCCCACCTCTATGCCGTGGGCGATGTGACCGGAAAGATGATGCTTGCCCACACCGCCGCCGCCCAGGGCGGCGTGGCCGTGGACACGATCCTGGGTGCCGACCGGCGCATCGACTACCGCTCCATCCCCGCCGCCACCTTCACCCATCCGGAGATCAGTTCGGTCGGCCTCAGCGAGGCCGACGCAAAGGCCCTGGCCGAGGAGGAGTCCTTCGAACTGGGCACGGTGCGCAGCTACTTCAAGGCCAACTCCAAGGCCCTGGCCGAGCTCAGCAGCGACGGGCTGATGAAGCTGCTCTTCCGGCGCGACAGTGGCGAGGTGCTCGGCGCCCACATCTTCGGCCTGCACGCGGCCGACCTGATCCAGGAGGTGGCCAACGCCGTGGCCCGGCGCCAGTCGGTGCGGGATCTCATCCATGAGGTGCACACCCACCCGACCCTGAGCGAGGTGGTGGAGGTGGCCTACCGCCAGGCGGCCGCCAAGCTCGTCTGA
- the trpC gene encoding indole-3-glycerol phosphate synthase TrpC: MEIRRRPPNPPVKVAHLQYAVPHPDAEPRNILERIVWAKDREVASAREKVPLESLRRQVQDLPPTRDFVAALRASCRKPAVIAEIKKASPSKGVIREDFQPRAIAEAYSAGGASCLSVLTDRAFFQGGFDVLVDVRDSTDRPLLCKDFILSPYQLYQARAAGADAALLIAAILSDRDLGYLLRVARTLGLAVLLEVHDDAEMERALALGGVDLIGINNRDLTSFQTDLATSERLLERHGGRLREAGILAVSESGLFSREDLDRAVSAGADAVLVGEALMRQPDVQQALEILISG; this comes from the coding sequence ATGGAGATCCGTCGCCGCCCGCCCAACCCACCGGTCAAGGTGGCCCATCTGCAATACGCCGTTCCCCATCCCGACGCGGAGCCGCGGAACATCCTCGAGCGCATCGTCTGGGCGAAGGACAGGGAGGTGGCCTCTGCCCGGGAGAAGGTGCCGCTCGAGTCGCTGCGGCGTCAGGTGCAGGATCTGCCCCCCACCCGGGATTTCGTGGCGGCTCTGAGGGCCAGCTGCCGCAAGCCGGCGGTGATCGCCGAAATCAAGAAAGCCAGCCCGAGCAAGGGCGTGATCCGGGAGGATTTCCAGCCGCGGGCGATCGCCGAGGCCTACAGCGCCGGGGGAGCCAGCTGCCTGTCGGTGCTCACCGACCGGGCCTTCTTCCAGGGCGGTTTCGATGTGCTGGTCGACGTGCGGGACAGCACCGATCGCCCCCTGCTCTGCAAGGACTTCATCCTCAGCCCCTATCAGCTGTACCAGGCCCGCGCCGCCGGCGCCGATGCCGCCCTGCTGATCGCCGCGATCCTCAGCGATCGCGATCTGGGATACCTGCTGCGGGTGGCCCGCACCCTCGGACTCGCCGTGCTGCTGGAGGTGCACGACGATGCCGAGATGGAGCGGGCGCTGGCGCTGGGTGGTGTGGATCTGATCGGCATCAACAACCGCGATCTCACCAGCTTCCAGACCGATCTGGCCACCAGCGAACGGCTGCTCGAGCGCCACGGCGGCCGCCTGCGCGAGGCGGGAATCCTGGCGGTGAGTGAGTCCGGGCTGTTCAGCCGGGAGGATCTCGACCGCGCCGTCAGCGCCGGCGCCGATGCCGTGCTCGTGGGTGAGGCCCTGATGCGGCAGCCCGATGTGCAGCAGGCCCTGGAGATCCTGATCAGCGGCTGA
- a CDS encoding ATP-binding protein — protein MGSVAALAGPAAQTLLAQFVPHGHCYLWRPDLVSLHVLSDSLIAIAYFSIPVALATFLRRRRDLPFAWVFWLFGLFIVSCGITHVLEVWTLWHPDYWLSGALKALTALVSLYTAFVLWRIMPQALTIPTPTELAALNRQLEEDSQQLRQTSQSLRDELEFSNSLFDQSAIGLACTGPHGRWLRVNARLCDMLGLDRGDLGSLSWGALAAPDAGPEVLDRLRGLDSGSFEDSELEQRLLTRDRGAIDAVLSVRGVRQSSGELKYCLAAVQDVSEKRAALRELEEQRSMYSAVLASISDAVFVADRQGDFTYVCPNVSTIFGYSPAAVAQFSSVSSLLGEDLFEEKQLEEMGELSNIGCSVLDEQGGSHELLVTVKAVAIGAGSRLYTCRDITEIKAAEQRLLQAKQRLEESNEELQEFAYVASHDLQEPLRKILAFGERLQSACADRFEDREADYLKRMMSAALRSRELINDLLTFSRVQTKARPLEPTDLAAVVDGVLSDLEIAIESSGAEVDVGPLPHLDADANQMRQLFQNLLSNAIKFRRADVAPHIQISSRSLSGPGPQRCEISVSDNGIGFEARYAEAIFMPFKRLHGRQAYEGSGIGLAICRKIARRHSGTLVAQSSPDQGSTFTLQMPVHAATPISS, from the coding sequence ATGGGGAGTGTCGCTGCCCTGGCGGGGCCTGCAGCCCAGACCCTGCTGGCCCAGTTCGTTCCCCACGGGCACTGCTACCTCTGGCGCCCGGACCTGGTGAGCCTGCACGTGCTCTCCGACAGCCTGATCGCCATCGCCTACTTCAGCATTCCGGTGGCGCTGGCCACCTTCCTGCGGCGCCGCAGAGACCTGCCCTTCGCCTGGGTGTTCTGGCTGTTCGGGCTGTTCATCGTCTCCTGCGGCATCACCCACGTGCTGGAGGTGTGGACGCTCTGGCATCCCGATTACTGGCTCTCCGGTGCGCTCAAGGCGCTTACGGCCCTGGTGTCGCTCTACACCGCCTTTGTGCTGTGGCGGATCATGCCCCAGGCCCTCACCATCCCCACCCCGACCGAGCTGGCGGCGCTCAATCGCCAGCTGGAGGAGGACTCGCAGCAGCTCCGCCAGACCTCCCAGAGCCTCCGGGACGAGCTGGAGTTCTCGAACAGCCTGTTCGACCAGTCCGCGATCGGACTGGCCTGCACCGGGCCGCACGGCCGCTGGCTGCGGGTCAATGCCCGTCTCTGCGACATGCTCGGACTGGATCGCGGCGACCTGGGCTCCCTCTCCTGGGGCGCTCTGGCCGCTCCCGATGCCGGGCCGGAGGTGCTCGACCGCCTGCGCGGGTTGGACAGCGGTTCGTTCGAGGATTCGGAGCTGGAACAGCGCCTGCTCACGCGTGACCGCGGCGCGATCGATGCGGTGCTCTCGGTGCGCGGCGTGCGTCAGAGCTCCGGTGAGCTCAAGTACTGCCTGGCGGCCGTGCAGGATGTGAGCGAGAAGCGGGCGGCCCTGCGCGAACTGGAGGAGCAGCGCAGCATGTATTCGGCCGTTCTGGCCAGCATCTCCGATGCGGTCTTCGTGGCGGACCGGCAGGGCGACTTCACCTATGTCTGCCCCAATGTGTCCACGATCTTCGGCTATTCGCCTGCGGCGGTGGCCCAGTTCAGCAGCGTGAGCTCACTGCTGGGTGAGGATCTGTTCGAGGAGAAGCAGCTGGAGGAGATGGGAGAACTCAGCAACATCGGCTGCAGCGTTCTCGATGAGCAGGGCGGCAGCCATGAGCTGCTGGTGACGGTGAAGGCGGTGGCGATCGGCGCCGGTTCGCGCCTCTACACCTGCCGCGACATCACGGAGATCAAGGCGGCCGAACAGCGGCTGCTGCAGGCCAAGCAGCGGCTGGAGGAGAGCAACGAGGAGCTGCAGGAGTTCGCTTATGTGGCCTCCCACGATCTGCAGGAACCGCTGCGCAAGATCCTCGCCTTCGGCGAGCGGCTTCAGAGCGCCTGCGCCGACCGGTTCGAGGATCGCGAGGCGGATTATCTCAAACGCATGATGAGTGCGGCCCTGCGCTCGCGCGAACTGATCAATGATCTGCTCACCTTCTCCCGCGTGCAGACCAAGGCCCGGCCGCTCGAGCCCACCGATCTGGCCGCGGTGGTCGATGGTGTGCTCTCGGACCTCGAGATCGCCATCGAGAGCAGCGGTGCCGAGGTGGATGTGGGCCCCTTACCGCACCTGGATGCCGATGCCAATCAGATGCGGCAGCTGTTTCAGAACCTGCTCAGCAATGCGATCAAGTTTCGGCGTGCCGATGTGGCGCCACACATCCAGATCAGCTCCCGCAGCCTCAGCGGACCGGGCCCGCAGCGCTGCGAGATCAGCGTGAGTGATAACGGCATCGGATTTGAAGCCCGCTACGCCGAGGCGATCTTCATGCCGTTCAAGCGTCTGCACGGTCGCCAGGCCTATGAAGGCAGTGGAATCGGTCTGGCGATCTGCCGTAAAATTGCCAGACGCCATTCCGGCACCCTTGTGGCGCAGAGCAGTCCCGATCAGGGGTCCACGTTCACGCTTCAGATGCCCGTTCATGCGGCAACGCCCATCAGCTCTTGA
- a CDS encoding response regulator gives MLILLADDDEDDRLLIWDALAQNRVPNKLKCVGDGEELLAYLRHKGAYQDAETSPRPDLILLDLNMPRMDGRDALRCIKADPDLRRIPVVVLTTSQAEEDILKTYDLGVSSFITKPIGFDRLVSMMADLGNYWFNLVSLPPQR, from the coding sequence GTGCTCATTCTGCTGGCGGACGACGATGAGGACGACCGGCTGCTCATCTGGGACGCCCTGGCCCAGAACCGCGTCCCCAACAAGCTCAAGTGCGTCGGAGATGGAGAGGAGCTTCTCGCCTATCTGCGACACAAGGGGGCGTATCAGGATGCGGAGACCTCGCCCCGGCCGGATCTGATTCTGCTGGATCTGAACATGCCTCGCATGGATGGGCGTGACGCGCTGCGCTGCATCAAGGCGGATCCGGATCTGCGGCGCATCCCGGTGGTGGTGCTCACCACCTCACAGGCGGAGGAGGACATCCTCAAGACCTACGACCTGGGTGTGAGCTCCTTCATCACCAAGCCGATCGGTTTCGACCGCCTGGTGAGCATGATGGCCGACCTCGGCAACTACTGGTTCAACCTTGTGTCGCTGCCGCCGCAACGCTGA
- a CDS encoding EAL domain-containing protein — MESVGPAASTDHGPLRILLVDDDEDDFIITRDLLSDSRRLDAELIWAASGAEARGLLSGTPIDLVLLDVNLGGVSGLDLLVEIQRDGCTCPLIMLTGAGDDQVDQRCMDLGAADYLEKGPQLTVTLLERSILHALDRQRDRQNIALMTTALEGLSDGIFITDNDTRLLFANRAVRDLCGGNSGDATCWTVPTDAADHLTHLMELAGNHGDNGAEESGEIDFLLKHPQDRNLRTFSLSDYQVTLDQAQRHRLRLGIVRDVSEVRAAQAELDRFFKLSGDCLFVADASATILRVNPAWRRTLGFQSHDLVGRTFWSLFHDPQHPLLCKARERLENHHSVEQMERPCQGSFGHRIWMSWNLVPVPEQGLLYGSGRDMSERKSSEDALLFTSLHDSLTGLENRVCSLKRLQTCLQWQQRYPNRFFVLLFIDLDNFKNVNDRLGHAAGDQLLSEVARRLKQGVRATDHVARLGGDEFLVLLEDLDNQADALTMIERLVRALSSRVTLGSETVAGSASVGVVFSSRTYRTAESMIRDADIAMYEAKRGGKHGYRVFDASMSAQSSRLLTLEAGLEEVISRRELILAYQPIVNLADDCRLIGFEALLRWQHPQLGTISPHELVPIAEHNGLIGPIGLWVLESACRDLLRWQGLHPGGHAFTLNVNLSAKQLFDPELLQSIRDVLDVTGFPPRLLHLEVTETSLITNVALATHVLRNIQDLGIHLSLDDFGTGYSSLQYLQQFPISSLKIDKSFVRGIESNERDLRIACAVISLARSLELDVVAEGIETRVQMHRLQTLGCGLGQGYLFARPLSAEETEAYIRSQATQLEKALA; from the coding sequence GTGGAGAGCGTTGGACCGGCGGCCTCAACCGACCATGGCCCGCTCCGCATCCTGCTGGTGGATGATGACGAAGACGATTTCATCATCACCCGCGACCTGCTCAGTGACAGCCGCCGGCTCGACGCGGAGCTGATCTGGGCCGCCTCAGGGGCCGAGGCCCGCGGACTGCTCTCCGGCACCCCCATCGATCTGGTGCTGCTGGATGTGAACCTCGGCGGGGTCTCCGGCCTGGATCTGCTGGTGGAGATCCAGCGCGACGGCTGCACCTGCCCGCTGATCATGCTCACCGGCGCCGGTGATGATCAGGTGGATCAGCGCTGCATGGATCTCGGCGCCGCCGACTATCTGGAGAAGGGGCCCCAGCTCACGGTCACCCTGCTCGAGCGCTCCATCCTTCATGCGCTGGACCGGCAGCGTGACCGCCAGAACATCGCCCTGATGACCACGGCGCTGGAGGGGTTGTCCGACGGCATCTTCATCACCGACAACGACACCCGTCTGCTGTTCGCCAACCGCGCCGTGCGGGACCTCTGCGGTGGCAACAGTGGCGACGCCACCTGCTGGACGGTGCCCACCGATGCCGCCGACCATCTCACCCACCTGATGGAGCTCGCCGGCAACCATGGCGACAACGGTGCGGAGGAGAGCGGAGAAATCGATTTCCTGCTCAAGCATCCCCAGGACCGGAATCTGCGCACCTTCTCGCTCTCCGACTATCAGGTGACGCTCGATCAGGCGCAGCGCCACCGGCTGCGGCTGGGCATCGTCCGGGATGTGAGCGAGGTGCGCGCGGCCCAGGCGGAACTCGATCGCTTCTTCAAGCTCTCAGGCGACTGTCTCTTCGTGGCGGATGCCTCCGCCACCATCCTCCGTGTCAATCCGGCCTGGCGCCGCACGCTCGGCTTCCAGAGTCACGATCTGGTGGGGCGGACCTTCTGGTCGCTGTTTCACGATCCCCAGCACCCGCTGCTCTGCAAAGCCCGGGAACGGCTGGAGAATCATCACTCCGTCGAGCAGATGGAGCGACCATGCCAGGGCTCCTTCGGCCATCGCATCTGGATGTCGTGGAATCTGGTGCCCGTTCCCGAGCAGGGGCTTCTCTACGGCAGCGGTCGCGACATGTCCGAACGCAAGTCGTCCGAGGACGCGCTGCTGTTCACCAGCCTGCACGACAGCCTGACCGGTCTGGAGAACCGGGTCTGCAGCCTGAAGCGTCTGCAGACCTGTCTGCAATGGCAGCAGCGCTATCCGAACCGTTTCTTCGTGTTGCTGTTCATTGATCTCGACAACTTCAAGAACGTCAATGACCGTCTCGGCCACGCCGCCGGTGATCAGCTGCTGAGCGAAGTGGCCCGCCGCCTCAAGCAGGGTGTGCGCGCCACCGATCATGTGGCCCGTCTCGGTGGAGATGAGTTCCTCGTGCTGCTGGAGGATCTGGACAACCAGGCCGATGCCCTGACCATGATCGAGCGCCTGGTCCGGGCGCTCTCCTCCCGGGTGACACTCGGCAGCGAAACGGTGGCCGGCTCGGCGAGTGTGGGTGTGGTGTTCTCCAGCCGCACGTACCGCACCGCGGAAAGCATGATCCGCGATGCCGACATCGCCATGTACGAGGCCAAGCGCGGCGGCAAGCACGGCTACCGGGTCTTCGATGCCTCCATGTCGGCCCAGTCGAGTCGTCTGCTCACGCTGGAGGCCGGTCTGGAGGAGGTCATCTCCCGGCGTGAGTTGATCCTGGCCTACCAGCCGATTGTGAACCTGGCTGACGACTGCCGTCTGATCGGATTCGAGGCCCTGCTGCGCTGGCAGCATCCGCAGCTGGGAACCATCAGTCCGCATGAACTCGTTCCGATCGCCGAGCACAATGGCCTGATCGGCCCCATCGGCCTGTGGGTTCTCGAATCGGCCTGCCGCGATCTGCTGCGCTGGCAGGGGCTGCATCCGGGAGGGCACGCCTTCACGCTGAACGTGAATCTGTCGGCCAAGCAACTGTTCGATCCGGAACTGCTGCAGTCGATCCGGGATGTGCTGGATGTCACCGGCTTCCCGCCCCGGCTCCTGCACCTTGAGGTGACCGAAACCAGCCTGATCACGAACGTGGCGCTGGCCACCCATGTGTTGCGCAACATCCAGGACCTGGGCATCCACCTCAGCCTCGATGACTTCGGAACCGGCTATTCGTCGCTGCAGTACCTGCAGCAGTTCCCGATCAGTTCGCTCAAGATCGACAAGTCATTTGTGCGGGGCATCGAGAGCAACGAACGGGATCTGCGCATCGCCTGCGCCGTCATCTCCCTGGCCCGGAGCCTCGAGCTCGACGTGGTGGCGGAAGGTATCGAGACCCGCGTTCAGATGCATCGCCTCCAGACGCTGGGCTGCGGTCTCGGTCAGGGCTATCTGTTCGCCAGGCCCCTCTCCGCCGAGGAGACGGAGGCGTACATCCGCTCTCAGGCCACCCAGCTGGAGAAAGCTCTGGCCTGA
- a CDS encoding circadian clock KaiB family protein, with protein sequence MKAKLRLYVTGITPTAEALVGQLRSLLEESLGSDFELEVLDAFEHPEALIEDAIVMTPTLARILPPPTIHIIGDLSNKARVLASLDLDLDPDAAASDG encoded by the coding sequence ATGAAAGCCAAGCTGCGCCTCTATGTGACTGGGATAACCCCGACAGCCGAGGCCCTGGTTGGGCAATTGCGGAGCCTGCTGGAGGAGAGTCTGGGATCCGACTTTGAACTGGAGGTGCTGGACGCCTTCGAGCACCCGGAGGCTCTGATCGAAGATGCCATCGTGATGACGCCGACGCTGGCACGAATCCTGCCACCGCCGACGATTCACATCATCGGGGACCTATCGAACAAGGCCCGAGTGCTCGCCTCGCTCGATCTGGATCTCGACCCTGATGCTGCCGCATCCGACGGATGA